From a single Nicotiana tomentosiformis chromosome 2, ASM39032v3, whole genome shotgun sequence genomic region:
- the LOC138905626 gene encoding uncharacterized protein — MAEELKKLTGRVQSVKGGKGIEGLNYEDLCIQPDVELPEGYKTPKFEMLDRTGDPKVDLRTYYDKLVGVGKDERSRMKLFMSSLTGDDMSWYISQNPNKWVNWVSMASDFMDRFRFNTENAPHVFYIQNLKKKPT, encoded by the coding sequence atggcggaagaactcaagaagctcactggCAGAGTTCAGAGCGTCAAAGGTGGTAAGGGCATTgaaggtttgaattatgaggacTTATGCATCCAACCAGATGTGGAACTACCGGAGGGTTACAAAactcccaagttcgaaatgttggatagaactggtgatccgaaggtagATCTAAGGACATATTATGACAAACTTGTAGGAGTGGGCAAAGATGAACGAAGCCgtatgaagttgttcatgagCAGCCTCACAGGAGATGAtatgtcttggtacatcagtcagaacccaaacaagtgggttaattgggtgagcatggcgtcagatttcatggacagattcaggttcaacactgAAAATGCACCAcacgttttctacattcaaaatcttaagaagaaaCCAACATAA